In Jaculus jaculus isolate mJacJac1 chromosome 23, mJacJac1.mat.Y.cur, whole genome shotgun sequence, the following proteins share a genomic window:
- the Ltbr gene encoding tumor necrosis factor receptor superfamily member 3 isoform X2, with product MRIAEAEVPPYRTENQSCWNAEREYYEPRYQTCCSRCPPGKYVSAECSRTQDTVCATCAQNYYNEHWNHLSFCQLCRPCDSVLGFEEVAPCTSDRQPECRCQPGMFCVHWNNVCEHCERLPTCPPGMEAEMTDDATETDINCVPCKEGYFQNTSSPRALCQPHTRCEDQGLVEAAPGTAQSDTRCKNPPGHMLLLTILLPLGCFLLFSAALACTWTRHPSVCRKLGTLLKRHPEGEAVSPAPRVNPCFPDQAQPLLPGPRDLSPPPDRAPEVREEVRLQQQSPLGQVEPEAEAAEQGQVAHGANGIHVTGGSVTVTGNIYIYNGPVLGGARGPGDPPAPPEPPYPTPEEGTPSPSELSTPYQEDGKAWHLAETETLGCQDL from the exons ATGAGGATCGCGGAGGCTGAG GTGCCTCCGTACCGCACGGAAAACCAGAGCTGCTGGAACGCAGAACGGGAGTATTACGAGCCCAGGTATCAGACTTGCTGCTCCCGCTGCCCGCCAG GCAAGTATGTCTCTGCCGAATGCAGCCGAACCCAGGACACAGTCTGCGCCACGTGTGCCCAAAATTACTACAACGAGCACTGGAACCACCTCTCCTTCTGCCAGCTGTGCCGCCCCTGTGACTCTG TGCTAGGCTTCGAGGAGGTTGCCCCCTGTACCAGTGATCGCCAGCCTGAGTGCCGCTGCCAGCCAGGGATGTTCTGCGTCCACTGGAACAACGTGTGTGAACACTGCGAACGGCTTCCCACGTGCCCACCTGGCATGGAGGCAGAGATGACAG ATGACGCTACAGAGACTGATATCAACTGTGTCCCCTGCAAGGAAGGGTACTTCCAGAACACTTCCTCTCCCAGGGCCCTCTGCCAACCCCACACCAG GTGTGAAGACCAGGGCCTGGTGGAGGCTGCTCCGGGGACTGCCCAGTCTGACACGCGTTGCAAAAATCCACCAG GACACATGCTGCTGCTGACCATCCTGCTGCCCCTGGGCTGCTTCCTGCTCTTCAGTGCCGCGCTGGCCTGCACCTGGACGCGGCACCCCTCCGTGTGCAGGAAGCTGG GAACTCTGCTCAAGAGGCATCCAGAG GGAGAAGCCGTCTCACCGGCTCCCAGAGTCAACCCCTGTTTCCCCGACCAGGCACAGCCACTCCTACCCGGCCCCCGAGACTTGTCTCCGCCTCCCGACAGAGCTCCCGAGGTGCGGGAGGAAGTGAGGCTCCAACAGCAGAGTCCACTGGGCCAGGTGGAGCCAGAGGCTGAGGCTGCGGAGCAGGGCCAGGTGGCTCACG GTGCGAATGGGATTCACGTCACCGGAGGCTCCGTCACAGTCACTGGCAACATCTACATCTACAACGGGCCAGTGCTGGGGGGCGCAAGGGGCCCTGGAGATCCCCCAGCTCCCCCTGAGCCTCCGTATCCCACTCCTGAAGAGGGGACCCCTAGCCCTTCTGAGCTTTCTACACCCTACCAGGAGGATGGCAAAGCTTGGCATCTGGCTGAGACAGAGACACTGGGATGCCAAGACCTTTAA
- the Ltbr gene encoding tumor necrosis factor receptor superfamily member 3 isoform X1, producing the protein MRPRPRAGARGLAWGPLLLGLCGLLSASPARPVPPYRTENQSCWNAEREYYEPRYQTCCSRCPPGKYVSAECSRTQDTVCATCAQNYYNEHWNHLSFCQLCRPCDSVLGFEEVAPCTSDRQPECRCQPGMFCVHWNNVCEHCERLPTCPPGMEAEMTDDATETDINCVPCKEGYFQNTSSPRALCQPHTRCEDQGLVEAAPGTAQSDTRCKNPPGHMLLLTILLPLGCFLLFSAALACTWTRHPSVCRKLGTLLKRHPEGEAVSPAPRVNPCFPDQAQPLLPGPRDLSPPPDRAPEVREEVRLQQQSPLGQVEPEAEAAEQGQVAHGANGIHVTGGSVTVTGNIYIYNGPVLGGARGPGDPPAPPEPPYPTPEEGTPSPSELSTPYQEDGKAWHLAETETLGCQDL; encoded by the exons ATGCGCCCGCGCCCGCGCGCCGGTGCCCGCGGCCTGGCCTgggggccgctgctgctgggcCTGTGCGGGCTGCTGTCCGCGTCTCCAGCCCGGCCG GTGCCTCCGTACCGCACGGAAAACCAGAGCTGCTGGAACGCAGAACGGGAGTATTACGAGCCCAGGTATCAGACTTGCTGCTCCCGCTGCCCGCCAG GCAAGTATGTCTCTGCCGAATGCAGCCGAACCCAGGACACAGTCTGCGCCACGTGTGCCCAAAATTACTACAACGAGCACTGGAACCACCTCTCCTTCTGCCAGCTGTGCCGCCCCTGTGACTCTG TGCTAGGCTTCGAGGAGGTTGCCCCCTGTACCAGTGATCGCCAGCCTGAGTGCCGCTGCCAGCCAGGGATGTTCTGCGTCCACTGGAACAACGTGTGTGAACACTGCGAACGGCTTCCCACGTGCCCACCTGGCATGGAGGCAGAGATGACAG ATGACGCTACAGAGACTGATATCAACTGTGTCCCCTGCAAGGAAGGGTACTTCCAGAACACTTCCTCTCCCAGGGCCCTCTGCCAACCCCACACCAG GTGTGAAGACCAGGGCCTGGTGGAGGCTGCTCCGGGGACTGCCCAGTCTGACACGCGTTGCAAAAATCCACCAG GACACATGCTGCTGCTGACCATCCTGCTGCCCCTGGGCTGCTTCCTGCTCTTCAGTGCCGCGCTGGCCTGCACCTGGACGCGGCACCCCTCCGTGTGCAGGAAGCTGG GAACTCTGCTCAAGAGGCATCCAGAG GGAGAAGCCGTCTCACCGGCTCCCAGAGTCAACCCCTGTTTCCCCGACCAGGCACAGCCACTCCTACCCGGCCCCCGAGACTTGTCTCCGCCTCCCGACAGAGCTCCCGAGGTGCGGGAGGAAGTGAGGCTCCAACAGCAGAGTCCACTGGGCCAGGTGGAGCCAGAGGCTGAGGCTGCGGAGCAGGGCCAGGTGGCTCACG GTGCGAATGGGATTCACGTCACCGGAGGCTCCGTCACAGTCACTGGCAACATCTACATCTACAACGGGCCAGTGCTGGGGGGCGCAAGGGGCCCTGGAGATCCCCCAGCTCCCCCTGAGCCTCCGTATCCCACTCCTGAAGAGGGGACCCCTAGCCCTTCTGAGCTTTCTACACCCTACCAGGAGGATGGCAAAGCTTGGCATCTGGCTGAGACAGAGACACTGGGATGCCAAGACCTTTAA